The following are encoded together in the Salinibacterium sp. UTAS2018 genome:
- a CDS encoding MoxR family ATPase: protein MPADVFHDHCHAIIRSVSTVIDGKDEAVRLALTVLLAEGHLLIEDVPGVGKTMLARALARTVDSTVSRVQFTPDLLPADITGVSVYNQNTREFDFKKGPVFANILIGDEINRASPKTQSALLECMAESSVTVDGTTYDLEAPFIVVATQNPIEMEGTYPLPEAQRDRFMARISMGYPDAAAELEMLRSRELTSPLDALEAVVSVEQLRELIATVRRVYVSTAVEEYAVAIAQATRRDPEVRLGASPRATLHLVRAAKARAAIDGRDFVLPDDIDALAVTVLAHRMIPARHSSQASTVLTGHSIADVIERIVAETPVPLASAAS, encoded by the coding sequence ATGCCCGCCGACGTGTTTCACGATCACTGTCATGCCATTATTCGCAGCGTCTCGACTGTGATCGATGGCAAGGATGAGGCGGTGCGACTGGCGCTGACGGTACTGCTTGCCGAGGGACACCTGCTCATCGAAGACGTTCCTGGCGTCGGCAAAACCATGTTGGCGCGCGCGCTGGCTCGCACGGTCGACAGCACTGTGTCCCGCGTGCAATTCACCCCCGATCTGCTGCCGGCCGATATCACCGGCGTTTCTGTGTACAACCAGAACACGCGCGAATTCGACTTCAAGAAGGGGCCCGTTTTCGCGAACATTCTGATCGGTGACGAGATCAATCGCGCGAGCCCCAAGACGCAGTCGGCCCTGCTCGAGTGCATGGCCGAATCTAGCGTGACCGTCGACGGCACCACGTACGATCTCGAGGCACCGTTCATTGTGGTCGCGACTCAGAACCCGATCGAGATGGAGGGCACTTACCCGCTGCCCGAAGCTCAGCGCGACCGTTTCATGGCTCGCATCTCCATGGGGTATCCGGATGCCGCTGCCGAGCTGGAGATGCTGCGCTCGCGCGAGCTCACGAGCCCGCTCGACGCGCTTGAGGCAGTGGTCTCCGTCGAGCAGTTACGCGAACTCATCGCGACGGTGCGACGCGTCTACGTGAGCACAGCGGTCGAGGAATATGCCGTGGCGATTGCCCAGGCGACCCGTCGTGATCCCGAGGTGCGGTTGGGGGCGAGCCCGCGGGCGACGCTGCATCTCGTCCGGGCGGCAAAGGCTCGGGCGGCGATCGACGGCCGTGACTTCGTCTTGCCCGATGACATCGATGCGCTTGCCGTGACGGTGCTGGCTCACCGAATGATTCCTGCGCGGCATTCCTCGCAGGCATCCACTGTGCTGACGGGACATTCGATCGCTGATGTCATCGAACGTATCGTCGCGGAGACGCCGGTTCCTCTGGCCTCCGCGGCGTCCTAG
- a CDS encoding DUF3488 and transglutaminase-like domain-containing protein, with translation MTTTDASRARSVRAHEQRVRVWSLSGTLALALGVGASSLGEVLTEGAWWFPYLAVVLVVLSAAAVAHTLISRAWIGSLIGAVAGGLALTVLFAANTAFWGIVPLVGTAERFARLVTEGQDSMEGQRFPADADAGIVFLICVGAVALSVAMDVIAFVLRKPAFTAIPLLVLLAVPAFVRSELHDALGFAVTALAYVGILLVAGEHTTVRSAWPAVAVALAVALVVPVLLPSVTPAEPATSAPGIIGTGVNPILSLSDDLRRDSPLPALTYWSDTGEEYLRVAALDEFSDETWSPSENEIDDANTVDEFGAAPGLSAEIPRIPKAVQIQIQQLRGKLLPVPYAATSIADAGRGWTWDAEALTVASSSANSKNQSYEVSFITPAPTIEQLEAAPVELQSGFEKYLALPESLPAVVSETAQQVAGSEATRFDQALALQSFFRNGDFVYSEEAPVAENYDGSGAEVLGEFLAAQSGYCVHFASAMAAMARSLDIPARVVVGFTPGQRQVDSETDEVSFSVTTDNLHSWPELYFPTVGWIRFEPTVSVGSTPRFAQSVNDDPSTPDIDESKPEPTATPTSSATPGARPDVPRDEIADVPVSGQSQLSPWWWLLLVIPLLLAVPALVRVSRRALRLRAVARGDVAQAWREICDSAADLGIVVTTTATPRQQHDQIATQLGMATVAARAGAVSGSSTSSAPSTAPSVESPRPASSALAEVLAAVEASAFSPRQRAVRREAVSSVIVALRSSVGSKARIVAVLAPRTAFDRNPAAVEK, from the coding sequence GTGACGACAACTGACGCGAGTCGAGCGCGCAGCGTGCGCGCTCACGAGCAACGAGTGCGGGTGTGGTCGCTCAGCGGCACCCTTGCTCTCGCCCTGGGCGTCGGGGCGAGCAGCCTCGGCGAAGTGCTTACTGAAGGCGCCTGGTGGTTTCCGTACCTCGCGGTAGTTCTCGTCGTTCTCTCTGCCGCCGCGGTCGCGCACACGCTCATCTCCCGAGCCTGGATCGGCTCCCTCATCGGTGCCGTCGCGGGTGGGTTGGCGCTCACTGTTCTCTTCGCCGCCAACACCGCGTTCTGGGGAATCGTACCCCTCGTCGGAACAGCGGAACGTTTCGCGCGACTGGTGACCGAGGGCCAAGACTCAATGGAGGGTCAGCGATTCCCCGCGGATGCCGACGCCGGCATTGTGTTCCTGATCTGCGTCGGTGCCGTCGCTCTTTCCGTCGCGATGGATGTCATCGCATTCGTGCTGCGTAAGCCCGCTTTCACGGCGATCCCGCTCCTCGTCCTGCTGGCGGTTCCAGCGTTTGTGCGAAGCGAATTGCACGATGCGCTTGGTTTCGCGGTTACGGCGCTGGCCTATGTCGGCATCCTTCTCGTCGCGGGCGAACATACGACGGTTCGCTCCGCGTGGCCGGCGGTGGCGGTGGCTCTCGCGGTGGCGCTTGTTGTACCTGTGCTGCTCCCGAGCGTCACACCGGCAGAGCCCGCGACGAGCGCACCGGGAATCATCGGCACGGGGGTGAACCCCATCCTGAGCCTCAGCGACGACTTACGCCGCGATTCACCGCTCCCAGCACTGACCTACTGGTCTGACACGGGAGAGGAATACCTGCGGGTGGCCGCGCTCGATGAGTTCAGTGACGAGACCTGGAGTCCTTCCGAGAACGAGATTGACGACGCCAACACCGTCGACGAGTTCGGGGCTGCGCCGGGTCTCTCGGCCGAGATCCCTCGCATCCCCAAAGCCGTGCAGATTCAGATTCAACAGCTTCGCGGAAAGCTGCTGCCGGTGCCGTATGCCGCGACGAGCATTGCGGATGCGGGGCGCGGGTGGACGTGGGACGCGGAGGCTCTTACTGTCGCATCGTCATCCGCGAACTCGAAAAATCAAAGCTACGAGGTGTCGTTCATCACTCCCGCTCCCACGATCGAACAGCTTGAGGCCGCACCGGTCGAACTGCAGAGCGGTTTTGAGAAGTACTTGGCGCTGCCCGAAAGTTTGCCGGCCGTGGTGAGTGAAACCGCTCAGCAGGTGGCCGGAAGCGAAGCAACACGGTTCGATCAGGCCCTGGCGCTGCAGTCGTTCTTTCGCAACGGGGACTTCGTGTACTCGGAGGAGGCCCCCGTCGCCGAGAACTACGACGGTTCGGGGGCAGAAGTGCTCGGCGAATTCTTGGCTGCTCAGAGTGGCTATTGCGTGCACTTTGCTTCGGCGATGGCGGCGATGGCCCGCAGCCTCGACATTCCCGCTCGCGTCGTTGTCGGCTTCACTCCGGGGCAGCGACAAGTGGACTCCGAAACCGATGAAGTCAGCTTTTCGGTCACCACCGACAACCTGCATTCGTGGCCCGAGCTCTACTTTCCGACTGTCGGATGGATTCGTTTCGAACCCACTGTTTCGGTAGGGAGCACGCCTCGGTTTGCGCAGAGCGTGAACGATGACCCCAGTACTCCCGATATCGATGAGTCGAAGCCCGAACCCACCGCGACGCCGACGTCGAGCGCCACCCCGGGAGCGCGCCCCGATGTGCCGCGTGACGAGATCGCCGACGTGCCGGTTTCGGGGCAGAGCCAGCTCTCGCCCTGGTGGTGGTTGCTGCTCGTCATCCCGCTGCTGCTAGCCGTTCCTGCGCTCGTCCGCGTCAGTCGCCGAGCGCTGCGGCTGCGGGCTGTCGCTCGCGGCGACGTTGCGCAGGCTTGGCGTGAAATTTGCGATAGCGCCGCCGATCTCGGAATCGTCGTCACCACGACGGCGACTCCGCGCCAACAACACGACCAGATAGCGACGCAGCTCGGCATGGCGACTGTCGCTGCGAGAGCTGGGGCGGTGTCTGGATCCTCCACAAGCTCGGCCCCATCGACAGCGCCCTCGGTTGAATCGCCGCGACCAGCGTCGTCGGCGCTCGCGGAGGTGCTTGCTGCCGTGGAAGCCTCGGCGTTCAGCCCGCGCCAGCGAGCGGTGCGACGAGAAGCAGTGTCGAGTGTGATCGTCGCGCTACGGTCATCCGTGGGGTCGAAGGCCCGGATCGTCGCGGTACTCGCCCCGCGCACGGCATTCGACCGCAACCCAGCCGCGGTCGAGAAGTAG
- a CDS encoding DUF58 domain-containing protein gives MPRLRPFRALSLALKVVRLTARGSTFVVLGNLAIVGGYVAGMPILLYAGCFALALPLMAVVLVRSRGSSLAVSRRFASPIVEAGTTSVVTLRVDNLARTSLRGMHWADGLPWRPWATASGWLPPLSARMGGLNRRSAAQLTYSLTPAARGVFEIGPLLLQSADPLALALGSWSVGSVTELTVTPRVVALSHSALLAQSGDGEARVLQRRSAGDDDDAMTREYRRGDAMRRVHWRASARHGSLMVRQEEQHSYPEARIIVDTRSNGYPDASHAESGRQPAGSVAAATRSPRFEWVVSMLASAAVQLKREGFLVEILETGPTQLAEASIVHRRASEEQEFLTRLATFGPVDTAPGWWGAPVASTSAGGPVVALVAHPEPETIAYLAQQALPGVLAVVFVVESSSSFGYFAHARGPARQSASDELRDAGWKVISVHSFDGISDAWELFVAESQAHRDDN, from the coding sequence ATGCCTCGCCTGCGACCGTTTCGAGCCCTCTCGCTTGCGCTGAAGGTGGTGCGACTTACCGCGCGTGGAAGTACGTTCGTGGTGCTCGGTAATCTCGCGATCGTGGGCGGCTATGTGGCGGGTATGCCGATTTTGTTATATGCGGGATGTTTTGCGCTCGCGCTGCCGTTGATGGCGGTGGTTCTCGTGCGTTCGCGCGGCTCATCGCTGGCCGTGAGTCGGCGTTTCGCTTCTCCAATCGTGGAGGCAGGGACCACCAGCGTCGTCACGCTGCGCGTCGATAACCTCGCGCGCACCAGTCTTCGAGGAATGCACTGGGCCGATGGTCTACCGTGGCGTCCGTGGGCGACGGCGAGCGGTTGGCTGCCTCCGCTGTCGGCTCGGATGGGTGGGCTCAACCGCCGCAGCGCGGCCCAACTGACGTACTCTCTCACCCCGGCGGCCCGAGGCGTATTCGAAATTGGCCCGCTTCTGTTGCAGAGCGCCGACCCGCTCGCGCTTGCGCTCGGTAGCTGGAGTGTGGGCAGCGTTACGGAGCTCACTGTTACGCCGCGAGTGGTCGCGCTGTCTCATTCGGCGTTGCTCGCTCAGTCGGGCGACGGCGAGGCCCGAGTGCTCCAACGTCGCTCGGCAGGCGACGACGACGACGCGATGACACGCGAATATCGCCGCGGAGATGCGATGCGCCGGGTGCACTGGCGAGCATCCGCCCGCCATGGCAGTCTGATGGTGCGCCAAGAGGAACAGCACAGTTATCCCGAGGCACGCATCATCGTGGATACAAGGTCGAACGGTTATCCGGATGCGAGCCACGCCGAGTCCGGCCGCCAGCCAGCCGGATCCGTCGCGGCGGCCACGCGCAGCCCCCGCTTCGAGTGGGTAGTCAGCATGCTCGCGTCTGCTGCCGTGCAGTTGAAGCGCGAAGGCTTCTTGGTTGAGATCCTCGAGACAGGCCCGACACAACTAGCGGAGGCATCGATTGTGCACCGTCGCGCGTCGGAAGAACAAGAGTTCTTGACCCGCCTTGCGACGTTCGGGCCGGTTGACACTGCGCCGGGATGGTGGGGCGCACCCGTAGCGAGCACGAGCGCGGGTGGGCCAGTGGTGGCGCTCGTCGCTCATCCCGAGCCCGAGACCATCGCGTACTTGGCGCAGCAGGCTCTCCCCGGGGTGCTGGCTGTGGTGTTCGTCGTGGAATCGTCGTCAAGTTTTGGCTACTTCGCTCACGCGAGGGGCCCGGCGCGGCAGTCTGCCAGCGACGAGCTGCGCGACGCCGGCTGGAAGGTGATCTCGGTGCACTCGTTCGATGGCATCAGTGACGCGTGGGAGCTATTCGTAGCCGAGTCGCAGGCACACCGTGACGACAACTGA
- a CDS encoding putative F420-0 ABC transporter permease subunit, giving the protein MAKVSPLTFGAALVIALLVSITVAVTIGPADIRFDEVWRSIGSHLGIGVSPLSELRDGIVWQLRLPRVLTAAAVGAGLALSGAVMQAITRNPLADPYLLGLSSGAALGAVSVLLLGAAVLLPLAAFVGALLALTLTLLLAGSLGAITPSRTVLAGIAVSALASAITSFVIFWSVTGDSYREVLSWLLGSLSGARWPAVGITMVAIIVIGIPVMLTGRLLDSFAFGDVQAASLGVNVSATRWGLLAASALVTGAMVSVSGSIGFVGLILPHAVRLLVGPGHRALLPLSALLGAVFLVWADTLARTLFDPREIPVGIVTAMIGAPIFAFLLTRRKSST; this is encoded by the coding sequence ATGGCTAAGGTTTCCCCGCTAACTTTCGGCGCCGCCCTCGTGATCGCACTACTGGTGTCGATCACGGTGGCGGTGACGATCGGGCCTGCCGACATCCGCTTCGATGAAGTGTGGCGGTCGATTGGTAGTCACCTCGGTATTGGGGTGAGCCCGCTGAGCGAGCTTCGCGACGGCATTGTGTGGCAGCTGCGCTTGCCACGCGTGCTGACCGCCGCGGCGGTGGGCGCGGGGCTCGCGTTGAGCGGAGCCGTGATGCAGGCGATTACGCGCAACCCGCTCGCTGACCCCTATCTGTTGGGGTTGTCGTCAGGAGCCGCGCTCGGCGCCGTGTCAGTGTTGCTCTTAGGCGCTGCTGTGTTGCTTCCTCTCGCCGCCTTCGTCGGAGCGTTGCTCGCTCTCACCCTGACGTTGCTGCTCGCGGGGTCGCTGGGAGCGATCACGCCCTCGCGCACCGTCTTGGCAGGTATCGCCGTCTCGGCACTCGCCTCGGCCATCACGAGCTTTGTCATCTTCTGGAGCGTCACCGGCGACTCTTACCGCGAAGTGCTCTCGTGGCTGCTGGGCTCGCTCAGCGGAGCACGCTGGCCCGCCGTCGGCATCACCATGGTTGCCATCATCGTGATCGGGATCCCCGTGATGCTCACGGGACGACTTCTCGACTCCTTTGCCTTTGGCGACGTGCAGGCAGCGTCGCTTGGCGTGAACGTCAGCGCCACCCGCTGGGGACTGCTGGCGGCATCCGCTCTCGTCACGGGGGCCATGGTGTCGGTGAGCGGCTCGATTGGCTTTGTGGGGCTGATATTGCCGCATGCCGTGCGGCTGCTCGTGGGACCAGGCCATCGCGCCCTGCTCCCCCTCAGCGCCCTCCTCGGTGCTGTCTTTCTCGTGTGGGCTGACACTCTTGCCCGCACCCTCTTTGATCCTCGCGAGATTCCCGTGGGCATCGTCACCGCGATGATCGGAGCGCCCATCTTTGCGTTCCTGCTCACCCGGCGAAAGAGTTCCACATGA
- the cofE gene encoding coenzyme F420-0:L-glutamate ligase, with the protein MSAWAVPGIPEIVSGDDLVEVIAGALVTESGDVNAGGLLDGDILTVTSKIVSKAEGRSVEAADREQAITDETVRIVASREHPNGVTRIVENRLGLVMAAAGVDSSNTPDGIVLLLPLDPDATARTLCAGLRQRFGVTVGLVITDTVGRPWRKGQADIAIGAAGIHVLDDLRGTADASGRPLAVSVTALADEVAAATDLVKGKAGGLPVAVLRGLGSHVADLDAPGARSLVRSGPEDMFSLGTKEAWMAGFDEAHDESALKEE; encoded by the coding sequence ATGAGCGCCTGGGCCGTACCCGGCATCCCCGAAATCGTGTCCGGTGACGACCTTGTCGAGGTGATCGCGGGTGCCCTCGTTACAGAGTCCGGCGATGTGAACGCGGGCGGCCTGCTCGACGGCGACATCCTCACTGTGACCTCCAAGATCGTGAGCAAGGCCGAAGGACGTTCGGTTGAAGCAGCCGACCGGGAGCAGGCGATTACCGACGAAACCGTGCGCATCGTTGCTTCGCGCGAGCACCCGAATGGTGTGACGCGCATTGTCGAGAACCGACTCGGTCTCGTGATGGCCGCCGCCGGTGTCGACTCCAGCAACACTCCCGACGGCATTGTTCTGCTCTTGCCGCTCGATCCCGACGCGACCGCGCGCACACTGTGTGCTGGCCTGCGGCAGCGATTCGGCGTGACCGTCGGCCTCGTGATTACCGACACCGTGGGCAGGCCCTGGCGCAAGGGGCAGGCTGACATCGCTATTGGTGCCGCCGGCATCCACGTGCTTGATGACCTGCGAGGCACCGCGGATGCTTCGGGCCGCCCGCTCGCGGTGAGCGTCACGGCGCTCGCGGATGAAGTTGCTGCCGCCACCGATCTCGTCAAGGGCAAGGCCGGGGGATTGCCCGTTGCTGTGCTGCGCGGACTCGGCAGTCACGTTGCTGATCTCGATGCTCCTGGCGCCCGTTCGCTCGTGCGCAGCGGCCCCGAAGACATGTTCAGCCTCGGCACGAAAGAGGCCTGGATGGCGGGCTTCGATGAAGCGCATGACGAGAGCGCCCTCAAAGAGGAATAA
- a CDS encoding ABC transporter ATP-binding protein has product MNETSGSEHGTTGGATSGTESGLVAERISVTTDGTLLIDNVDCTVARGSLSALVGPNGAGKSTLLRALTGVHAPASGSVTFGGHDLLGMPRRHRARLAAFVEQDATTDTSLTVGMVVALGRLPHQSLWEADSPESAAIIAASLETVEMTAFREREFQSLSGGEKQRVMLARALAQQPQLLTLDEPTNHLDIAAQLAVLELLSSLRNTGVTVLAALHDLSLAASYCDHVIVISHGRVVAAGATETVLTEQLIADVYGVTASILRNPITGKPVIGFSPA; this is encoded by the coding sequence ATGAACGAGACGAGCGGTAGCGAGCACGGCACCACGGGTGGCGCCACGAGCGGCACCGAGAGCGGCCTCGTCGCGGAACGCATCAGCGTCACCACCGACGGCACCCTGCTCATCGATAACGTCGACTGCACGGTCGCGCGCGGCTCGCTCAGCGCGCTCGTGGGCCCCAACGGTGCGGGAAAGTCGACGTTACTGCGCGCTCTCACCGGGGTGCACGCTCCAGCATCGGGCAGCGTCACCTTCGGCGGCCATGATCTGCTCGGGATGCCGCGCCGCCACCGCGCCCGCCTCGCCGCGTTCGTGGAGCAAGACGCCACCACCGACACGTCCCTCACTGTGGGAATGGTTGTGGCGCTCGGTCGCCTTCCGCACCAATCACTGTGGGAGGCCGACTCCCCCGAATCCGCCGCCATCATTGCGGCGAGCCTCGAGACTGTAGAAATGACCGCGTTCCGCGAGCGCGAGTTTCAGAGCCTCTCCGGTGGCGAAAAGCAGCGCGTGATGCTGGCCCGGGCACTCGCCCAGCAGCCGCAGCTGCTCACCCTCGACGAACCCACCAACCACCTCGACATCGCCGCTCAGCTCGCGGTGCTCGAACTACTCTCGAGCCTGCGCAACACTGGCGTAACCGTTCTGGCGGCCCTGCACGATCTCTCCCTCGCGGCGAGCTATTGCGACCACGTGATCGTGATCTCCCACGGTCGCGTCGTGGCGGCGGGCGCGACCGAAACCGTACTGACCGAACAGCTGATTGCTGACGTCTACGGCGTGACGGCATCCATCTTGCGCAATCCGATCACGGGTAAGCCCGTGATCGGCTTCAGCCCGGCGTAA